A single region of the Streptomyces sp. NBC_01262 genome encodes:
- a CDS encoding MarR family transcriptional regulator — MTDRSLWSYAEIAAHIRVQVDTVRSYRKHGHLPSPDVVEGGKPFWYADTIRMWSSRRPGNRGRRDPD, encoded by the coding sequence ATGACCGATCGGTCGTTGTGGTCATACGCCGAGATCGCCGCACACATCAGGGTGCAGGTCGACACCGTGCGCTCCTACCGCAAGCACGGCCATCTGCCGTCTCCTGATGTCGTGGAGGGCGGCAAGCCCTTCTGGTACGCGGACACGATCCGGATGTGGAGTTCCCGGCGGCCGGGCAATCGTGGCCGCCGGGATCCGGACTGA
- a CDS encoding M3 family metallopeptidase, whose protein sequence is MTATNPFFSPSTLPYGLPPFAEIREEHYLPAFRRGMTEQLAEVAAVAASEDPPTYENTIVALERTGALLRRVSHVFFNQASSDTNATVQEIEAEVSTELAAHDDAIHLDPGLYARVEALYDTRHELGLDAESLRLLERYHTRFERAGARLPEAGRQRLRELNTRIAAACTAFEQNLFAGTKAAALVLESADELAGLSPGAVAAAAENGRSLGHDGKYVLNLKNFSNQQELASLERREVRERLLAASLGRGLGGANDNRGLVVELARLRAERAALLGHDSHAAYAVADQTAVTTQAVTEMLARLVPPAVANAEREAAALAAASGQDEIAAWDWAYWSEKVRKAEYDIDSAAMRPYFELDRVLTDGVFHAAGLLYGLSFTERTDLTGYHPDVRIFEVFEEDGSPIGLYLGDFHARASKRGGAWMNNLVDQSALLGERPVVVNNLNIARPGPGEPTLLTFDEVNTLFHEFGHALHGLFSDVHYPFFSGTSVPRDFVEYPSQVNEMWAIWPEILANYARHHETGEPMPQELVAKMEAAERFGQGFRTVEYLAATLLDWAWHTIPAGADPGDAEAFEAAALKDAGVALPAIPPRYRSTYFAHIFAGGYSAGYYSYVWSEVLDADTVEWFKENGGLRRDNGDTFRRELLSKGGSVDSLTAFAAFRGRAPRIEPLLERRGLTG, encoded by the coding sequence GTGACTGCGACGAACCCCTTCTTCAGCCCGAGCACCCTTCCGTACGGACTGCCGCCCTTCGCGGAGATCCGCGAGGAGCACTATCTGCCGGCCTTCCGCCGGGGCATGACCGAACAACTGGCCGAGGTCGCGGCGGTCGCGGCGAGCGAGGATCCGCCGACGTACGAAAACACGATCGTCGCGCTGGAGCGCACGGGGGCGCTGCTGCGGCGGGTGTCGCACGTCTTCTTCAACCAGGCGTCATCGGACACCAATGCCACCGTGCAGGAGATCGAGGCCGAGGTCAGCACCGAGCTCGCCGCACACGATGACGCGATCCATCTCGACCCCGGGCTCTACGCCCGCGTCGAGGCGCTGTACGACACACGGCACGAACTCGGCCTGGACGCCGAGTCGCTGCGGCTGCTGGAGCGCTATCACACTCGCTTCGAGCGGGCCGGTGCCCGGCTCCCGGAGGCCGGCCGGCAACGGCTGCGCGAGCTGAACACGCGGATCGCCGCCGCATGCACCGCCTTCGAGCAGAATCTGTTCGCCGGTACGAAGGCCGCCGCGCTCGTCCTGGAAAGCGCCGACGAACTGGCCGGGCTCTCCCCGGGCGCCGTCGCCGCGGCCGCCGAGAACGGCCGCTCCCTCGGCCACGACGGCAAGTACGTGCTGAATCTGAAGAACTTCTCCAACCAGCAGGAGCTGGCATCGCTGGAGCGCCGGGAGGTACGCGAGCGGCTGCTCGCCGCCTCCCTCGGCCGTGGCCTCGGCGGCGCCAATGACAACCGTGGGCTCGTCGTGGAGCTGGCCCGGCTGCGCGCGGAGCGCGCCGCGCTGCTCGGCCACGACAGCCACGCGGCCTATGCCGTCGCCGACCAGACCGCCGTCACCACTCAGGCCGTCACCGAGATGCTGGCCCGGCTCGTGCCGCCCGCCGTCGCCAACGCCGAGCGCGAGGCCGCCGCCCTGGCCGCCGCGTCAGGGCAGGACGAGATCGCCGCCTGGGACTGGGCGTACTGGTCGGAGAAGGTCCGCAAGGCCGAGTACGACATCGACTCCGCCGCCATGCGCCCGTACTTCGAGCTCGACCGGGTGCTGACCGACGGTGTCTTCCACGCCGCCGGGCTGCTGTACGGGCTGAGCTTCACCGAGCGCACCGACCTGACCGGCTACCACCCCGACGTCCGGATCTTCGAGGTCTTCGAGGAGGACGGCAGCCCGATCGGCCTCTATCTCGGCGACTTCCACGCCCGCGCCTCCAAGCGCGGCGGCGCCTGGATGAACAACCTGGTGGACCAGTCCGCGCTGCTCGGCGAGCGCCCCGTCGTCGTCAACAACCTCAACATCGCCCGGCCCGGTCCCGGCGAGCCGACGCTGCTGACCTTCGACGAGGTCAACACCCTCTTCCACGAGTTCGGCCATGCCCTGCACGGCCTGTTCTCGGACGTCCACTACCCCTTCTTCTCCGGGACCTCCGTCCCGCGCGACTTCGTCGAATACCCCTCGCAGGTCAACGAGATGTGGGCGATCTGGCCCGAGATCCTGGCCAACTACGCCCGCCACCACGAGACCGGCGAGCCGATGCCGCAGGAGCTCGTGGCCAAGATGGAGGCCGCCGAGCGCTTCGGCCAGGGCTTCCGCACGGTCGAATACCTGGCCGCGACCCTGTTGGACTGGGCCTGGCACACCATCCCGGCGGGCGCCGACCCCGGCGACGCCGAGGCCTTCGAGGCCGCCGCGCTGAAGGACGCCGGGGTGGCGCTGCCCGCGATCCCGCCGCGCTACCGGTCCACGTACTTCGCGCACATCTTCGCCGGCGGTTACAGCGCGGGCTACTACTCCTACGTCTGGAGCGAGGTGCTGGACGCCGACACGGTGGAGTGGTTCAAGGAGAACGGCGGCCTGCGCCGGGACAACGGCGACACCTTCCGCCGCGAACTGCTCTCCAAGGGCGGCAGCGTCGACTCCCTGACCGCCTTCGCGGCCTTCCGCGGGCGGGCACCGCGCATCGAGCCGCTACTGGAGCGCAGGGGACTCACGGGCTGA
- the recQ gene encoding DNA helicase RecQ produces MTAERALDVLHRVFGYDAFRGEQQEIIDHVVSGGDALVLMPTGGGKSLCYQIPALVRDGVGVVVSPLIALMQDQVDALRALGVRAGFLNSTQDMDERRLVEAEFLAGELDLLYLAPERLRVEATLRLLDRGKVSLFAIDEAHCVAQWGHDFRPDYLALSELHERWPDIPRIALTATATEATHGEIAARLKLQDARHFVASFDRPNIQYRIAPKDEPRRQLLHLLRNEHPGDAGIVYCLSRASVDKTAEFLVSSGIEAVPYHAGLDARTRAANQSRFLREDGLIVVATIAFGMGIDKPDVRFVAHLDLPKSIEGYYQETGRAGRDGQPSTAWLAYGLQDVVQQRKMIDTSDGDDAHRRRLAAHLEAMLALCETVECRRVRLLAYFGQESGPCGNCDTCITPPESWDGTVPAQKLLSAVVRLKRERGQKFGAGQVIDILLGKKTAKVIQFDHDALSVFGIGTELREAEWRGVVRQLLAKGLLAVEGDYGTLVLTDTSAEVLGGRHPVQLRREPEKAARAAKASKPGKSGKVPVDLPEQAVPAFELLRAWRAASAKEQGVPAYVIFHDATLREIATAPPTSLDELGTVSGVGENKLAKYGQQILDTLAADRG; encoded by the coding sequence ATGACTGCCGAGCGCGCCCTCGACGTACTGCACCGCGTCTTCGGCTACGACGCCTTCCGCGGCGAGCAGCAGGAGATCATCGATCATGTGGTCTCCGGCGGCGACGCGCTGGTACTCATGCCGACCGGCGGCGGCAAGTCGCTGTGCTACCAGATCCCGGCCCTCGTACGGGACGGGGTCGGGGTCGTCGTGTCGCCGCTGATCGCGCTGATGCAGGACCAGGTGGACGCGCTGCGGGCGCTCGGGGTGCGGGCCGGATTCCTGAACTCGACGCAGGACATGGACGAGCGGCGGCTGGTGGAGGCCGAGTTCCTGGCCGGTGAGCTGGATCTGCTCTATCTGGCGCCGGAGCGGCTGCGGGTCGAGGCGACGCTGCGCCTGCTGGACCGGGGCAAGGTCTCGCTGTTCGCGATCGACGAGGCGCACTGCGTCGCGCAGTGGGGGCACGACTTCCGGCCGGACTATCTCGCGCTGTCCGAGCTGCACGAGCGCTGGCCCGACATCCCGCGCATCGCGCTGACCGCGACCGCCACCGAGGCCACCCACGGGGAGATCGCGGCGCGGCTGAAGCTGCAGGACGCGCGGCACTTCGTCGCCAGCTTCGACCGGCCGAACATCCAGTACCGCATCGCGCCCAAGGACGAGCCCAGGCGCCAACTGCTGCACCTCCTGCGCAACGAGCACCCCGGCGACGCGGGCATCGTCTACTGCCTGTCGCGCGCATCGGTGGACAAGACCGCCGAGTTCCTGGTGAGCAGCGGCATCGAGGCGGTGCCGTACCACGCGGGGCTCGACGCGCGCACGCGCGCCGCGAACCAGTCACGCTTCCTGCGCGAGGACGGTCTGATCGTCGTCGCCACCATCGCCTTCGGCATGGGCATCGACAAGCCCGACGTGCGCTTCGTCGCCCACCTCGACCTGCCCAAGTCCATCGAGGGCTACTACCAGGAGACCGGCCGCGCCGGCCGTGACGGCCAGCCCTCCACCGCCTGGCTGGCCTACGGGCTCCAGGATGTCGTCCAGCAGCGCAAGATGATCGACACCTCCGACGGTGACGACGCCCACCGGCGCCGCCTCGCCGCGCACCTGGAGGCCATGCTCGCGCTGTGCGAGACCGTGGAGTGCCGGCGGGTGCGACTCCTCGCGTACTTCGGCCAGGAATCGGGCCCCTGCGGCAACTGCGACACATGCATCACGCCCCCGGAGTCCTGGGACGGCACGGTCCCCGCGCAGAAACTGCTGTCGGCCGTCGTACGGCTCAAGCGCGAGCGCGGCCAGAAGTTCGGGGCCGGGCAGGTCATCGACATCCTGCTGGGCAAGAAGACCGCCAAGGTCATCCAGTTCGACCACGACGCCCTGTCGGTCTTCGGCATCGGTACCGAGCTGCGCGAGGCCGAATGGCGCGGCGTCGTCCGCCAGTTGCTCGCGAAGGGCCTGCTGGCCGTCGAGGGCGACTACGGCACGCTGGTGCTCACCGACACCAGCGCCGAGGTCCTCGGCGGACGGCACCCGGTGCAGCTGCGCCGCGAGCCCGAGAAGGCCGCCCGCGCGGCGAAGGCCTCGAAGCCGGGGAAGTCCGGCAAGGTCCCCGTCGACCTGCCCGAGCAGGCCGTGCCGGCGTTCGAGCTGCTGCGCGCATGGCGGGCGGCCAGCGCGAAGGAGCAGGGCGTGCCCGCATACGTGATCTTCCACGACGCGACCCTGCGCGAGATCGCGACCGCCCCGCCGACGTCGCTCGACGAGCTCGGCACGGTCAGCGGCGTCGGCGAGAACAAGCTGGCCAAGTACGGACAGCAGATCCTCGACACGCTCGCCGCCGACCGGGGGTAG
- a CDS encoding CaiB/BaiF CoA transferase family protein — MAGPLSGLRVVELAGLGPAPHAAMVLADLGADVVRVERPASPRTRDQMLRGRRTVAADLKDAADRDGVLALADHADVLLEGFRPGVAERLGVGPQECLARNPRLVYGRMTGWGQDGPLAPRAGHDINYLSLTGALHAIGRPGEPPVPPLNLVGDFGGGSMFLVTGVLAALWERSRSGRGQVVDAAMTDGISVLLQMTWSFRGMGVWSDERGANLLDGGAPFYDTYECADGRFVAVGAIEPQFYAALLAGLGLTDAGLPSRDDRAAWPELRRRLAAAFASRPRDAWAEVFAATDACVTPVLRFDEVAAHPHNAHRATITDLDGVPQPAPAPRFSRTPPGTPAAPPTGPLALESVRAQWARPAD, encoded by the coding sequence ATGGCGGGACCGCTGAGCGGACTGCGCGTGGTCGAGCTGGCAGGGCTGGGCCCGGCGCCGCACGCCGCGATGGTGCTGGCCGACCTCGGCGCGGATGTCGTACGGGTCGAACGCCCAGCGAGCCCTCGCACCAGGGACCAGATGCTGCGGGGCCGCCGCACGGTCGCCGCCGACCTCAAGGACGCCGCGGACCGGGACGGCGTCCTCGCGCTCGCCGACCACGCGGACGTACTCCTGGAGGGCTTCCGCCCCGGGGTCGCCGAGCGGCTGGGCGTCGGCCCGCAGGAATGCCTGGCCCGCAACCCGCGCCTGGTCTACGGCCGGATGACCGGCTGGGGCCAGGACGGCCCGCTCGCCCCACGCGCCGGTCACGACATCAACTACCTCTCCCTGACCGGCGCTCTGCACGCCATCGGCCGCCCGGGCGAGCCCCCGGTTCCGCCCCTGAACCTGGTCGGAGACTTCGGTGGCGGCTCGATGTTCCTGGTCACCGGCGTGCTGGCGGCGCTCTGGGAGCGGTCGCGGTCCGGGCGCGGCCAGGTCGTGGACGCGGCGATGACCGACGGCATCAGCGTGCTCCTGCAGATGACCTGGAGCTTCCGCGGCATGGGCGTGTGGTCCGACGAGCGCGGCGCCAACCTCCTCGACGGCGGTGCCCCGTTCTACGACACGTACGAGTGCGCCGACGGCCGCTTCGTCGCCGTCGGCGCGATCGAGCCGCAGTTCTACGCCGCGCTCCTGGCAGGCCTCGGCCTCACCGACGCCGGCCTCCCCTCCCGGGACGACCGTGCAGCCTGGCCCGAGCTGCGCCGCCGCCTGGCCGCCGCCTTCGCCTCGCGCCCCCGCGACGCCTGGGCCGAGGTCTTCGCCGCCACCGACGCCTGCGTCACCCCCGTGCTCCGCTTCGACGAGGTCGCCGCCCACCCCCACAACGCCCATCGCGCCACCATCACCGACCTCGACGGCGTCCCCCAGCCCGCCCCCGCCCCCCGCTTCTCCCGAACACCCCCCGGCACACCCGCCGCCCCGCCCACCGGGCCGCTCGCCCTGGAATCAGTACGGGCGCAGTGGGCCCGCCCGGCGGACTGA
- a CDS encoding dynamin family protein, whose translation MGHSTLVAILDVRPELLDALSALRDRVEAACFPFPLPGAARAWRTRQEMLAQLDDYLVPRLRAPEAPLLAVVGGSTGAGKSTLVNSLIGRRVTEAGVLRPTTRTPVLVCHPQDRAWFADPRILPGLARAWAPRPRCEEDAGETEDEGERDEGRLWLRLETDETLPRGLGLLDAPDIDSLVTRNRELAAELICAADIWILVTTASRYADALPWHLLRTAKEYDVTLATVLDRVPHQIADDVSRHYAALLAKAGLGDVPRFTVPELPESAGSGGLLPHTAVAALGGWLAHCAQDPAARHQAARRTAAGVLESLRTRMPELAGASAAQHAAAQRLARCVDEAYDEAGSRIRAAVGEGATLAGEALACWRGYPDCGPEALQSALAEGLAALLRTEIAAADERTLRGWRRDRAGIALPEAGEVSGTAVGEAVRQWRRGLTRLSYDLCPGAETVDPQDAAALLATAVLGGRRGCAAGERLAEVLGAQTALRIRDRARDGLDATVEGLLRGERERRLGPVDALDVTARQQAELIATLSVLQKLHKERA comes from the coding sequence ATGGGGCATTCTACCCTTGTGGCGATCTTGGACGTACGGCCCGAGCTGCTAGACGCGCTGTCCGCGCTGCGCGACCGTGTCGAGGCCGCGTGCTTCCCCTTCCCGCTCCCGGGAGCAGCTCGCGCCTGGCGGACAAGACAGGAGATGCTCGCGCAGCTCGACGACTATCTGGTGCCCCGGTTGCGGGCCCCCGAGGCACCGTTGCTGGCGGTGGTCGGGGGATCCACCGGGGCCGGCAAGTCGACGCTGGTGAATTCGCTGATCGGACGGCGGGTCACCGAGGCGGGCGTGCTGCGGCCGACGACACGGACGCCGGTGCTGGTCTGTCATCCGCAGGACCGGGCGTGGTTCGCGGACCCGCGGATCCTGCCGGGGCTCGCGCGCGCCTGGGCGCCGCGCCCCAGGTGTGAGGAGGACGCCGGCGAGACGGAGGACGAGGGGGAGCGGGACGAGGGGCGGCTGTGGCTGCGGCTGGAGACTGACGAGACACTGCCGCGCGGGCTGGGGCTGCTCGACGCCCCCGACATCGACTCGCTTGTCACCCGCAATCGTGAACTCGCCGCGGAGCTGATCTGCGCCGCCGACATCTGGATCCTGGTCACCACCGCCTCGCGCTACGCCGACGCCCTGCCCTGGCATCTGCTGCGCACCGCGAAGGAGTACGACGTCACGCTGGCGACCGTCCTGGACCGGGTGCCGCACCAGATCGCCGACGACGTCTCCCGGCACTACGCGGCGCTGCTCGCCAAGGCCGGACTCGGCGACGTACCGCGCTTCACCGTGCCCGAACTCCCCGAGTCGGCGGGCAGCGGCGGGCTGTTGCCGCACACCGCGGTCGCCGCGCTCGGCGGCTGGCTGGCGCACTGCGCGCAGGACCCGGCGGCGCGTCACCAGGCGGCCAGGCGCACGGCGGCGGGGGTGCTGGAGTCACTGCGCACGCGCATGCCGGAATTGGCCGGGGCATCGGCCGCGCAGCACGCGGCCGCGCAGCGCCTGGCGCGGTGCGTGGACGAGGCGTACGACGAGGCGGGCTCGCGGATCCGGGCCGCCGTCGGCGAGGGCGCGACGCTGGCCGGGGAGGCGCTGGCGTGCTGGCGCGGTTATCCCGACTGCGGGCCGGAGGCGCTGCAGTCGGCGTTGGCAGAGGGGCTGGCGGCGCTGCTGCGTACGGAGATCGCGGCGGCGGACGAGCGGACGCTGCGGGGCTGGCGCCGTGACCGGGCCGGCATCGCGCTGCCGGAGGCGGGGGAGGTGTCCGGGACGGCGGTGGGCGAAGCGGTGCGCCAGTGGCGACGGGGGCTCACCAGGCTTTCGTACGACCTGTGTCCGGGCGCGGAGACCGTGGACCCGCAGGACGCGGCCGCGCTGCTGGCCACCGCGGTGCTCGGCGGCCGCCGGGGCTGCGCGGCGGGCGAGCGGCTGGCGGAAGTCCTCGGTGCGCAAACCGCGTTGCGGATCCGCGACCGGGCCAGGGACGGGCTCGACGCGACGGTTGAGGGCCTGCTGCGCGGCGAGCGCGAGCGGCGGCTCGGCCCGGTGGACGCCCTCGATGTGACGGCACGGCAGCAGGCGGAGCTGATCGCCACGTTGTCGGTACTGCAGAAACTGCACAAGGAGCGCGCATGA
- a CDS encoding GTPase yields the protein MTTTDGALGARLDALGELVGLSRTRVSADALAETGELLDRIAQRRRLSPEHTVVALAGATGSGKSTLFNTLAGLELSETGVRRPTTSAPVACAWDPEGAAGLLDRLGVAPKDRYARRSALDDAGGEIGSRSDGLVLIDLPDHDSAAAGHREQVDRLLKLVDVVVWVLDPEKYADAALHERYLRPLAGYADVTLIVLNQVDRLPGDAADQVLDDLRRLLDEDGLAVGEHGEAGATVLAVSALTGDGVADLRAAIAQVVAERDAASRRLAADVDRTAARLRSVYVARDAAVGGGCGLTDLAREEFAGRLAASVGAVAAGQAAEREWAWAAAEACGTLWQRLASRRQRAVAPVRAGALTGTGPVASRPVVDEAVRVVAAEAAAGLPAPWAQAVRDAARRGGEKLPDALDAAAGRAEPGPHAGPRWWSAVGTAQWLLALLASAGLVCAGAVLSGALALSWWLPLALLVTGALGGPLLARAGRIAARGPARRHGQAAERRLRDAAADCGRARVLEPVAAELLRYREVREQYGVVAGSRLRVTELSATGQ from the coding sequence ATGACCACGACGGACGGTGCGCTCGGGGCGCGCCTGGACGCCCTCGGTGAACTGGTCGGGCTGTCCCGCACCAGGGTCAGCGCGGACGCGCTCGCCGAGACCGGCGAGCTGCTTGACCGCATCGCGCAGCGCCGCAGACTTTCGCCCGAGCACACGGTGGTGGCGCTGGCCGGGGCGACCGGGAGCGGCAAATCCACCCTGTTCAACACCCTCGCGGGGCTTGAGCTGTCGGAAACCGGCGTGCGCAGGCCGACCACTTCGGCGCCGGTCGCCTGCGCATGGGATCCGGAGGGCGCGGCGGGGCTGCTCGACCGGCTCGGTGTCGCCCCCAAGGACCGCTACGCGCGGCGCAGCGCGCTGGACGACGCCGGTGGCGAGATCGGCAGCCGGTCCGACGGACTGGTGCTGATCGATCTGCCGGACCACGACTCGGCGGCGGCCGGGCACCGTGAACAGGTCGACCGGCTGCTGAAGCTGGTGGATGTGGTGGTCTGGGTGCTCGACCCGGAGAAGTACGCGGACGCCGCGCTGCACGAGCGCTATCTGCGGCCGTTGGCCGGCTACGCCGATGTCACGCTGATCGTCCTCAACCAGGTGGACCGGCTGCCCGGCGACGCGGCCGACCAGGTCCTCGACGACCTGCGGCGGCTGCTCGACGAGGACGGACTGGCCGTCGGCGAGCACGGCGAGGCGGGGGCGACCGTGCTGGCGGTCTCCGCGCTGACCGGGGACGGGGTGGCGGATCTGCGGGCCGCGATCGCGCAGGTCGTCGCCGAGCGCGATGCCGCGAGCCGGCGGCTGGCGGCGGACGTGGACCGCACGGCGGCGCGGCTGCGGTCGGTGTACGTGGCCCGGGATGCCGCGGTGGGCGGCGGTTGCGGGCTCACGGACCTGGCGCGGGAGGAGTTCGCCGGGCGGCTGGCGGCCTCTGTGGGCGCGGTGGCGGCGGGTCAGGCGGCCGAGCGGGAGTGGGCGTGGGCGGCGGCCGAGGCCTGCGGCACGCTCTGGCAGCGGCTGGCGAGTCGCCGCCAGCGGGCCGTGGCCCCGGTCCGGGCGGGGGCGCTGACGGGAACGGGCCCGGTCGCCTCCCGGCCGGTGGTGGACGAGGCGGTACGGGTCGTGGCCGCCGAGGCGGCAGCGGGTCTGCCCGCGCCCTGGGCGCAGGCGGTACGCGACGCGGCCCGCCGCGGCGGTGAAAAGCTGCCCGACGCGCTGGACGCGGCGGCCGGGCGGGCCGAGCCGGGCCCGCATGCCGGGCCGCGCTGGTGGTCGGCGGTCGGCACCGCGCAGTGGCTGCTCGCGCTGCTGGCGTCGGCGGGCCTGGTGTGTGCGGGCGCGGTCCTGTCGGGCGCCCTCGCCCTCTCGTGGTGGCTGCCGCTGGCCCTGCTGGTCACCGGCGCCCTCGGCGGCCCGCTGCTGGCCAGGGCCGGCCGGATCGCCGCCCGCGGCCCCGCTCGGCGCCACGGGCAGGCGGCGGAACGACGGCTCCGGGACGCGGCGGCGGACTGCGGCCGGGCGCGGGTGCTGGAGCCGGTCGCGGCGGAGCTGCTGCGCTACCGCGAGGTGCGCGAACAGTACGGGGTCGTGGCCGGCAGCCGCCTGCGGGTGACGGAGTTGTCCGCAACCGGTCAGTAA
- the ssb gene encoding single-stranded DNA-binding protein yields MNETLVTIVGNVATQPEFRKTPAEVPVARFRLATTARRWDRASGAWSDGHTSFYTVWAWRGLAENVMASVGVGEPLVVQGRLRVREEEREGKKWTTAEIDAVAVGHDLSRGTSAFRRVSQGRPELVVRDSAREYPQPATVSG; encoded by the coding sequence ATGAACGAGACGCTGGTGACCATCGTCGGCAATGTCGCCACCCAGCCCGAATTCCGCAAGACGCCGGCGGAGGTGCCGGTGGCCAGGTTCCGGCTGGCCACCACTGCCCGCCGCTGGGACCGGGCGAGCGGCGCCTGGTCGGACGGGCACACGAGTTTCTACACGGTGTGGGCCTGGCGGGGCCTGGCCGAAAACGTGATGGCGTCGGTGGGCGTCGGGGAACCGCTCGTGGTCCAGGGCAGATTGCGGGTGCGCGAGGAGGAGCGCGAGGGCAAGAAATGGACCACGGCCGAGATCGACGCGGTTGCCGTCGGGCATGATCTGTCGCGCGGGACCTCGGCCTTCCGCCGGGTCTCCCAGGGCCGGCCGGAACTGGTGGTCAGGGATTCCGCCCGGGAATACCCGCAACCGGCGACTGTGTCCGGATAA
- a CDS encoding Cys-Gln thioester bond-forming surface protein: MFHVRRRSAARLAAAILASGLVAAGAIAGAGSAAADDATPTAGGATAVLGGLKTYGDAVIHEDAGDREVSAGLFEMSVDGGGTIQTYCIDINHHTQKDASYKEVPWSASSLHDNADAKKINWILQHSYPQVNDLAALAGTAGSGTLTEQTAAAGTQVAIWRFSDGVDVDASDPAAEKLADYLEKAAQSTEEPEASLSLSPTAVSGKAGEKLGPVTVHTNADTVSVGLTPSTPSGVKLVDKDGKEVTSAADGSELYFDVPAGTEGTAALSVSATTTVPVGRAFTAVDSTSQTQILAGSSDSTVTAAATAAWAKKGAIPAVSAEVNCAKGGVDVTAANEGDEDFTFQLAGKEYTIAPGGSKTITVPVAEDQAYSITITGPDDFTKTFEGVLDCETAATGSASPSSSPSAASAGGTSEVTAGTTTGDLAETGASSATPVIAGVAIALLVIGGAAIFLLRKKKPGRPAE, from the coding sequence ATGTTCCACGTACGGAGGCGGAGCGCTGCCCGCCTGGCCGCCGCGATACTGGCCTCGGGGCTGGTCGCAGCGGGCGCGATAGCGGGCGCGGGATCCGCCGCGGCGGATGATGCGACCCCCACCGCGGGAGGTGCCACCGCGGTTCTGGGCGGGCTCAAGACGTACGGTGACGCGGTCATCCATGAGGACGCGGGCGACCGTGAGGTCTCCGCCGGGCTGTTCGAGATGTCCGTCGACGGGGGCGGGACCATCCAGACGTACTGCATCGACATCAATCACCACACGCAGAAGGACGCCTCCTACAAGGAGGTGCCGTGGAGTGCGTCGTCGCTGCACGACAATGCCGACGCCAAGAAGATCAACTGGATTCTGCAGCACTCCTACCCGCAGGTGAACGACCTCGCCGCGCTCGCCGGCACGGCCGGCTCGGGCACGCTCACCGAGCAGACCGCGGCCGCCGGCACCCAGGTCGCCATCTGGCGCTTCTCCGACGGCGTGGACGTCGACGCGAGCGACCCGGCCGCCGAGAAGCTGGCCGACTACCTGGAGAAGGCCGCCCAGAGCACCGAAGAGCCCGAGGCGTCGCTGAGCCTCAGCCCGACCGCGGTGTCCGGCAAGGCCGGCGAGAAGCTCGGCCCCGTCACCGTGCACACCAACGCGGACACCGTCAGCGTCGGCCTCACGCCCAGCACCCCCTCGGGCGTCAAGCTGGTCGACAAGGACGGCAAGGAGGTCACGTCCGCCGCCGACGGCTCGGAGCTGTACTTCGACGTCCCGGCCGGCACCGAGGGCACGGCCGCGCTGAGCGTCTCGGCGACCACCACCGTGCCGGTCGGCCGCGCCTTCACCGCCGTCGACAGCACCAGCCAGACCCAGATTCTGGCCGGGTCCAGCGACAGCACCGTCACCGCGGCGGCGACCGCCGCCTGGGCGAAGAAGGGCGCGATACCCGCCGTCTCCGCCGAGGTGAACTGCGCCAAGGGCGGTGTGGACGTGACCGCCGCCAACGAGGGTGACGAGGACTTCACCTTCCAGCTCGCGGGCAAGGAGTACACCATCGCGCCCGGCGGGTCCAAGACCATCACCGTGCCGGTGGCCGAGGACCAGGCGTACAGCATCACCATCACCGGTCCCGACGACTTCACGAAGACCTTCGAAGGAGTCCTGGACTGCGAGACCGCCGCCACCGGCAGCGCGAGTCCCTCCTCCTCGCCCAGCGCGGCCTCGGCCGGCGGCACCTCCGAGGTCACCGCCGGCACCACCACCGGCGACCTCGCCGAGACCGGCGCCAGCAGTGCCACCCCGGTCATCGCAGGTGTGGCGATCGCCCTGCTCGTGATCGGCGGCGCAGCGATCTTCCTCCTGCGCAAGAAGAAGCCGGGCCGCCCCGCGGAGTAA